The Rubricoccus marinus nucleotide sequence CGGCTAAGCGAACCCGACTACGCGCTTACCGCCGTGGACCTTCGCGCCTATCCAGAGGCCGAGCGGGAGACGATGCTGAGTGGCAAGATGGGCGCCGTGGTCCGCCGCCCGTTCAACCTGGAAAGCGCGGCGCACCTCCGCACAGTGCTCTACCGCCTCGCGGACGACACCTCCGTGCTCTTGCTCACGATGCCGCACATCGTCGGCGATGCGTGGTCGCTGGGCGTTCTCCTGGGCGAGCTGTCGGCCGTTTACGGTGGCCTCTCGCCAGAGGCGCTGCCGCCGCTAGAGGTGCAGATGACCGACGTGGCGCGGTGGCAACGCCAGAGGCTGGAGTCGGGCGCACTGGAGCCGCAGCGCGCGTACTGGCTGGAGCAGTTGGCAGGCGTGGAGCCGCTGGACCTTCCCACGGACCGCGTGCGCCCTCGGGAGCAGCGCTTCGAGGGTGCGATGGTCTCGCGGCCTCTGGCGCCAGAGGTGCTGGAGGGGCTCCGGCGCGTAAGCCAGGCCAACGGCGCAACGCTGTTCATGACGCTTCTGGCGGCTTTCCAGGTATTTCTCCACCGGTGGACGGGCAGCGCGGACGTGGCCGTTGGTGTGCCCATCGCGGGCCGCGAGACGCCGGAGATGGAGCGCCTCGTCGGGCTGTTCCTCAACACGATTGTGCTTCGCGCGGACCTGGCGGGCAACCCGCGCTTCGAGGACGCGCTGAGCGGCATCCGGGAGACCGTCGTCGACGCGTTTGCCAACCAGGCGTATCCCTTTGCAGAGTTGATCGGCGACCTCCACCCGGAGCGCGATCCGAGCCGCCCGCCGCTCGTCTCGGTGATGTTCAACCACATCAACGTGCCGCTCCCGACGACGCAACTCGGCGGCGTGGAGATGGAGCCGGTGGACCTCGACCGCGGCGGCGCGCAGTTCGAGCTTGTCGGCATCGTGACCGAGTTGGCCGGGATGGAGTCCCTACAGTTCGAGTACCCCACGGCGCTGTTCGACGCGGCGACGATGGAGCGCCTGCTCGACCGGTTCCACGCGCTTCTCGTCGCGCTTGCGCACGCGCCAGAGGCCCGCATCGGGGACCTCCCCGTGATGCCCGAGGACGAGGCCCGCGCGATGCTCACCGCCTGGACCGGTCCTGACACGCCTCTGGCGGCCGAAACCGCGCACGAGCTCGTGCACGCCCAATCCCTCCGCACGCCCGACCGTGTCGCGGTCCGCGACGGTGAGATCGCCCTCACTCACGGCGACCTCGACGCCCGCGCGGAGGCGGTCGCGGTCCTCTTGCGCGCCAGAGGCCTCGGGCCGGGAGACCGTGTCGCGCTCCACATACCCCGCGGCGCCTCGGCGGTTGTAGCGCTGCTGGGCGTCTTGAAGTCGGGCGCGGCGTACGTCCCGCTGGACCCCGGGTACCCGGCCTCGCGCCTCGCGTTCATGCTGGAAGACAGCGGCGCGCGCCTGGTCCTCACCGCGCACGGCCTCGCGCCTCTGGGAGATGTACCCACGCTCACCCTCGCGCCCGACGGCTCGCCTCTGGCGACGGAGGCTCAGTCCGCCGGGGGTGAACCGCGGGACGCAGCGCCAGAGGCCGCGTACGTCCTGTACACGTCAGGATCGACAGGTCAGCCCAAGGGGGTGATCGGGCTCCACCGCGGCATCGTCAACCGTATCGGGTGGATGGAGGCGGCGTTCCCGTGGCGCGAGGGCGAGGTGGCGGTGCAAAAGACCGCGCTCTCGTTCGTGGACAGCGTGTGGGAAATCCTGGGGCCTCTGGCGGCAGGCGTTCCCCTCCACGTCGTTCCGCCAGAGGCCGTGCGCGATCCGGCGGCGTTCGTGGACGCTCTGGCGGAAACAGGCGCCACGCGGGTCGTCCTCGTGCCCTCGCTGCTCCGCGCGATCCTGGACCGCGCGCCGGACCTCGGCGAGCGCCTACCGCGCCTCACGCTCTGGACCGCCAGTGGCGAGCCCCTCGCGGCAGACCTCGCCGCGCGCTTTGCCCGTGCGCACCCCACGGCAACGCTGCTCAACCTCTACGGATCGACGGAGGTCTCCGCCGATGTGACGGCGCACGTCCTCGCGCCAGAAGCAGCACCGCCAGAGGCCTCTGGCGCGACGGTCCCCATCGGCCGCGCGATCTCGAACACGCAACTCGTCGTCGTGGACGGGTACGGCAATCCGGTCCCGGCGGGCGTGCCGGGCGAGCTCTTGGTCGGCGGCGCAGGCGTAGCGGGCGGCTACCACGCGCGGCCCGGCCTCAGCGCAGAGCGCTTCGCGTCCAACCCGATCGCCTCAGGGCCGGTATTCCGCACCGGCGACCGAGTCGTTTCGGACGCCAGCGGCTCGCTGCGTTTCCTCGGCCGCGTGGACCGGCAGGTCAAGGTCCGCGGCGTCCGTGTGGACCCGGCGGGGGTCGAGGCCGTTCTCAGTTCGCACCCCGACGTGAGCGCCTGCGCCGTCGTCCCGTTCTCGCGCGCGGACGCCGCGCCAGAGGCCCACGAGCTTGCGGCTTACGTGGTCCTCTGGCGCGGCGACACAGCTTCCGGCAGTACGACAGCAGGCTTGCGCGACTTCCTCGCGTCCCAGCTTCCGTCCGCCGCCGTCCCGACCGCCGTGGTGCTCCTGGACGCGCTGCCGCAGCTTCCCAACGGCAAGCTGGACCGAGGCGCGCTGCCCGAGCCCCTGGCGGAGGTCACGCCAGAGGCCGCCTACGAAGCACCGCAGGGCGAGATGGAGAAGCGCCTTGCGTCGG carries:
- a CDS encoding amino acid adenylation domain-containing protein; this encodes MKILGISQLGASGDGSALPLQTDTEATVARLWREVLKVETLGRDDHFFVVGGSSIGVAQVAARVREAYGVDVPLDALFRIPTVAGMAAAVDEALERAAAPEADAAVPLVASGEGDAPLTPAQERMWMLHRLDPDGTAYTIAGAVRLKGQVDAEALEAAFGALVQRHHGLRTRFVTEDGGLVQRLSEPDYALTAVDLRAYPEAERETMLSGKMGAVVRRPFNLESAAHLRTVLYRLADDTSVLLLTMPHIVGDAWSLGVLLGELSAVYGGLSPEALPPLEVQMTDVARWQRQRLESGALEPQRAYWLEQLAGVEPLDLPTDRVRPREQRFEGAMVSRPLAPEVLEGLRRVSQANGATLFMTLLAAFQVFLHRWTGSADVAVGVPIAGRETPEMERLVGLFLNTIVLRADLAGNPRFEDALSGIRETVVDAFANQAYPFAELIGDLHPERDPSRPPLVSVMFNHINVPLPTTQLGGVEMEPVDLDRGGAQFELVGIVTELAGMESLQFEYPTALFDAATMERLLDRFHALLVALAHAPEARIGDLPVMPEDEARAMLTAWTGPDTPLAAETAHELVHAQSLRTPDRVAVRDGEIALTHGDLDARAEAVAVLLRARGLGPGDRVALHIPRGASAVVALLGVLKSGAAYVPLDPGYPASRLAFMLEDSGARLVLTAHGLAPLGDVPTLTLAPDGSPLATEAQSAGGEPRDAAPEAAYVLYTSGSTGQPKGVIGLHRGIVNRIGWMEAAFPWREGEVAVQKTALSFVDSVWEILGPLAAGVPLHVVPPEAVRDPAAFVDALAETGATRVVLVPSLLRAILDRAPDLGERLPRLTLWTASGEPLAADLAARFARAHPTATLLNLYGSTEVSADVTAHVLAPEAAPPEASGATVPIGRAISNTQLVVVDGYGNPVPAGVPGELLVGGAGVAGGYHARPGLSAERFASNPIASGPVFRTGDRVVSDASGSLRFLGRVDRQVKVRGVRVDPAGVEAVLSSHPDVSACAVVPFSRADAAPEAHELAAYVVLWRGDTASGSTTAGLRDFLASQLPSAAVPTAVVLLDALPQLPNGKLDRGALPEPLAEVTPEAAYEAPQGEMEKRLASVWQAALGVERVGRHDDFFDLGGHSLLAAQIAVRIEAELGVSFPLVTFFHAPTVAQIAERLSAETEWTPLVALQPEGERPPLFCVHSMAGHVLSFRELAHRLGPDQPFYGIEARGIDGRQRLATTIEEMAVDYIREIRSVQPAGPYYLAGSSFGGAVAFEMAQQLQASGETVGLLALLDSRPPLAQSRLTKARQVARHAGWRARVEWRRARSGPAAYVRAGAQRARRVGTRAPTVLRDTSRPDVHRRLMTACHDALMAYRVRPYRGNTVLFRTAPAYGVPLATQWSDVIPEGLRIYPTPGTHNDFLEPPHVEPLAKCLMEELKAAQNGAT